The Argopecten irradians isolate NY unplaced genomic scaffold, Ai_NY scaffold_0818, whole genome shotgun sequence genome includes the window ATAATCATGTGTAGCACAATAGTTCTACATATAACCTCAGATTAAATTATTACTTTTCAGTTACTTACCTTATCAAAATAAATAGCTACCCTTTGAACAGAATTATGTTTAAGATGTTTAATTGCAGAATGGAAACTGCAGATTTATtaggttttattagtttaacgtcctattcacaaccagtgtcatttaaggacgagccAGATTTATAGGCTGAGGAAAttaaagccagagtacccagagataAACCATtgatcagcggtcagtacctctGTATATCAGAAAATGTACATCATGGATATTATCATTTGCACTATCAGTGAGACTATAACAACTTATGTAAAAAGTTGAATAAAAATTTTAATCATTGATAATTTTTCTACCTCTAAACTCTCCAAATCCTCCAGGAGATTTGAGAGGACCATAACAGCCATCACGTGGAGATCGTTAAGCTCAGGTTTGGCCACAAAGTCTATCAGTTCTGGACATGGCCTCTAATTCTCTCAGGGCCGCACGATTCTCAGCTGTAAGGAAAGACATACACTTCCATTGTGAAAcaagttatatatttatcaactTAAACACTTTCAATGGCCAATAGGTAAATGTGAAACCTTAATGCCCATAGAAAAAACCCACATGATCGGGTAGGTAACCCCTTACATGTACCTTTTCACAACTGTGCTGAGGTTGAACCCAGGTGGACAAGGTGAAAGGTGAAAGGCATATAACACTAAACCGCCCAATCACCCTCCTATATTACTATACCTATACATAAATAAAGTTTAACTTACAGACATAATAAGACTTAAATACATTTCTTCTTGTGAGTATTCAATGTTGAAACTTCAAGgtcaaaagtttttttaattagCAGAACAATTTTGGCAGTCAACTGTCATATCCAGTAATATGAAATTAGTTTCTGATATTAATTTTATGATTTCATTTCTTTCTACAAAGTCGACCACGTTATGTTACAGCGAGACGGTCCGACATTAATTTCACATGACACCAGAATGTCTCAAACAGAAAAAACCGAGATTCTTTGATTCAGCGGGGccaaacattttgacaaaatttacgTTAAGTGTTTGGGTCGTAAAATTACACTTTAtctttttatcattaattttatGTCAAGTGTTTACCACTTAAGAGTAAATAAAAGGCAGACAAGAACATTTGTGTCCCATTCACAAACTGATACCCAGACATGCAACATGCAATCGCTACCACATGTATGGATAAATCACTTGATATTATGCGAGAAGTTATATCAGATACAACTCCCCTACCCGCCCAGGGCGACAGACAGGGTCAGACAAGCCCACTTCATCAAAAACAGATTTATATTAAACATAACAGTAAAAACAGCCTGCATGAAATTCTAGGAAATCAATCTAGGAGAAATCCCAGACAGTGCTATATATCTATAGGAAGTTTATAAAATCTCCCTGGGAAAACAATTTAAAACCAACAAGATTCATCATATTTAAAGAGGGTACTTAAAACACTGCTGAGAATCTCACAGTACGGTATCTAACACTTTCAGATGTGAATTTCTTAAGGAGAATGCCTATCAATTAATGATTTATGCAATTTATTACTTCTTCCAAGGAGGTGaaatcaattcaattcaaaaacCAATACCCTTTCCACTTGATTTTATGACAATCATTTGATGTATCAATATTCATTTCCGTTTTAGCCTTTGAAGGTTGcgaatataatttttatatgatTATGATTATGTGTATATGATTAAGTAATAATTTATGAGTTATTTGATAACGTAATACATGTGTATGCTTgaatcaattttgaaatataattttgcaATCCATATTACAGATCTCTTGATCTACACATGAAAATTACTCGTCGATCAAGGTTCAAAGGGAGGGATCGAGGAATGAGAGACCTCTGTATTTCACTAAGGTTCCCAGGGTTTGTTCTCTGTATGAATGTGAACAGTTATTGGGTCACCTACTAGACCATGTAGGTTTTCCAAGGCCAGCTAAGGCACTCTGGTTTCCATTAATTCACATTAAGATGCCTTGCTGTGACATTTTGAATCTTACCATCTTGTGATGCCCTATCCAGTGCCCAACAGTGCTAGTTTCtgaattatttgaaattctGACTTCAGTAATTCCAACATAGGAGCAAGACCTTCTGCATCTTTAATGGAGGCTCGAGTTTGATAGTCCTGCATTGGAAAGAATAAATCATGTAATCAATTTTTCTACAGTTACGGTATTAATAAACATGAAAGATGATAACCTCTTTTAAATTTTTCCTTTTGTagattttcatttgatattgaTGATTTTTGGACACCTCATATGtgattatgtatgtatttaaaaaaacccagttgTTTCGCCAAAGGCAGAATAACTGGTATATTACATGGTCTTTCGAAGAATTGCTTATCTTTGTAGACAGATTtcataaaaagacatttttatgattttcaagAAAATAACATCAATCTTAAGTATGGAAGGTACCATCATCATCTGTGCGAGAGCTTCTATTCCATTTTTCTGGACATCAGGATCATTTGATGATAGACATTTGACCAATGGCTCTATCCCACCGTTTTCATAAATGGCTGACTTGCTGCTAAAACTCTGTGGCCATATTGGACAGGCCAAGGGCAGAGAACTCATGACAGACGGAATCTTCTGTAAAATGTAACACAAAAATAGAAATAGCTTTTTTATGTTGTGTTCATTCATACTCTTCTGTACATGAAATTAAGATTTCATGATAATTGAAAGTTAATTTCAAAGTTAATTGATCACAGAATTTAcctatgaaattattttttcttcttttttttttcttcatttttccaTAAAAAACTGTTcctttttttagttttaattctACAAAActatatcaattaattttgaCCATTTTTATCATACAGACCTTCTGGGGCTAATAAGGATATAAAGGTGGGTAtacttctttctttttttcctcAAATATTTACGGACATCAGCTGAAATGGAAAATGATTTGACGAGGTCAAAATTACAGcttaattgcaaaaaaaacaattccaggataaatgtattaattaggAAACCTTAATTCCAAACATGGAAATTTGCCTTGAATGAacctttcaaattattttttttcttaaaaagatTTTGAActaaaaatcaaatatgtaaACACTGATAGAGTCATATTTCATGGAGAGtagaatttgaaatattttatatagaaataaatacttACGTTGGGCTGTCATTGAGCCCATAGCCATACAGGCATTCCTACGAACCAGTCGATCCTCACTCTGCATCAACTGTAACAGAGGATCGCCAGCTCCCAAATCCAGTAACTGTTTTCTGTTCTCGTCACCTACACGGAACAAAGATTAACTAAATTAAGACAATGTCCATCTATAGAGAGTCACCTTTTACAGGTGAATATAAAAACCACTCTCAACTATTCAATTCATTGTGTATTAGCAAAGCAATAagtttaaaagttaaaattttctaaacaattaatttatatattgtgtacAGATATCGAATTCTATTGAACTTTATTTGATAGGAAATGAagattgtaaatatttacatttttcaacaaatttgtaGATAGCTTCACAAGCTTTAGCCTGAACTTCTTCCTCTGGGCTGTTCAGCATCAGAACCACAGTCCCAGCCTGCCTGCTTTCAAGGGCAACCACATCAAACTGGAAAGGAATTTAACAAATGCATGCAacttatatacattttcaaAGGACATCCTCATTATCTTATTGTATCAGGTTACCAATtactaatataaaaaaaaaaaaattcctgtGTAATGGATGATAATTTTTACAACAAAATCATCTTCATCAGGTTCTAGCCATTCAATGAATCGAAATTATAAGTCAATGATGAGGTGACATGGTCAATTCAGTGCTGTGCTATTACTGTGTAAAATTTCTGGATTGgatcaatttcaatttaataGGTAGTTCAATTGGAAGCACATTcggatatactgtatatataatcatagTGTTCAGAGGATCTCGGCTTTTGCCATGCATTTTCCTGCTCCTACTACAAATGTGTAGCAGGACTGTTTCAATCATCTAGCTGTTACAGTAGTATTGTAAATATGCTGAGGCAGGGGCCCAAACCAACAGAGTGGCCACCTATCCACGAGTAGGCTGAATACACTAAACGACATTTCATTTCATGAATAAAACAACACCATCCTGAAGATTTGTCAGCGTCTCCAGACAATAGGAAATCTGAATGCACAGTAGAATATGCACACAATCATGATTACTGTTCCGTTATGACAACTGGTTGGGTCCCTTTACATATTGAACACATCTATAAAGTTCAATATTGGTAGAATAAGATTCAACTAAGATCCAGGGTTCCAACCTGGTATATCATCTATATTTTTCATCGACATGTTGCAATTCACAGTTGTTGCTGTGAAATCTTATCATTACATTATTACAGGAATGTGCAATGTACTGAATGGCAAAACTTTTTCACTAACATTGATTATAAGATTATAGACAGTACTGCAGTATATAATGTATCAGAAAACGTATTTACCACATCATCTGGAGGAGGTTTTTTGTCTTCTTTGACCTTTTTACCCATTGTTGACACCTGCAATATGGGAAGTAGAGATCAATGATGAACTTTTCAATGATACTGAAGAccatataaaaatatagatatgtttGAGTCAAGTAATAGTATGCATGGATGATCCATTTTCCTGGCAtctaatatgaaatatattcgATAAAAATGTTCGGTTAAACTGACAAATGCATAATGGACACatatattaaagatatataacACGTTACTTTAACGACAGAGAGAAACTACAGTGAAAAGATACGCGGAATGGATAGTAACGCGTCGTTTCAGTCACTTAAATACACCACACGATTTGAtcatatcaataatgtatttaaaaactCATGCAAAGTAAATAATTAAGATATGTCGACACAAATTTATTCTATGCGGTCGCTTTACCTGTTTTAGCTGTTATGCTTATGATACAG containing:
- the LOC138313654 gene encoding armadillo repeat-containing protein 3-like, whose protein sequence is MGKKVKEDKKPPPDDVFDVVALESRQAGTVVLMLNSPEEEVQAKACEAIYKFVEKCDENRKQLLDLGAGDPLLQLMQSEDRLVRRNACMAMGSMTAQPDVRKYLRKKRKKYTHLYILISPRRRFRLS